The following are encoded together in the Leptospira stimsonii genome:
- a CDS encoding methyl-accepting chemotaxis protein has protein sequence MITFGISPQQKAFEKLRTEMKSADRFIWILLLAHIPAAVLFSIGFGTWKFALYSSLVLGIAGTLNYISFRGTLFSRILNALLLMIYSGIFIQSELGRIEMHFHIFGALAFMLIYKDWKVIVPAAGYIAVHHGILNYCQEFGLKWNETPIVIFNTGAGLEVVLVHAIFVIFESGILIYYSVLLKGEFLDYWETYYSKEEFHSANLVIQKSVQAKVDFLRENMASMANSALSVVRNSDEQISNIGLIDAAMDNALENLDRVSRASEIQSESHKEFSNLYSTFEEKFQVLEDEIQNSKKILDKAGQHTRQSEESLQRMDDSIRKVSASYQEMSQRLRVINDIAEKVNLLSLNASIEAARAGEQGRGFAVVADEISKLADQTAKTIKEIHRLILTGNEAMDKNTEIVQHGTQTVSKVIEDVNEIMKVTESFFETLKDQTKVRERLSGIFDRVIRNAGELEVVIKEQSGVIQEVKQTSVSIVGATQFIHKLAIESSEIAKTCEEVSGDLGQEAALFKN, from the coding sequence ATGATTACCTTTGGAATCTCGCCTCAACAGAAGGCGTTTGAAAAGTTACGAACCGAAATGAAGTCCGCGGACCGTTTTATTTGGATTCTACTTTTGGCGCATATTCCTGCGGCCGTTCTGTTTTCCATCGGTTTTGGAACCTGGAAGTTCGCCTTGTATTCTTCGCTTGTGTTGGGAATCGCGGGGACCTTGAATTACATTTCCTTTCGAGGAACTCTTTTTAGCAGAATTTTGAATGCCTTGTTGCTTATGATCTATTCCGGAATCTTCATCCAATCGGAATTGGGAAGAATCGAAATGCACTTCCATATATTCGGAGCCCTTGCGTTTATGCTCATCTATAAGGATTGGAAGGTGATCGTACCCGCCGCGGGTTATATCGCGGTTCATCATGGAATTCTAAACTACTGTCAAGAGTTCGGTTTAAAATGGAACGAGACCCCGATTGTCATTTTTAACACAGGCGCAGGACTGGAAGTCGTACTTGTGCACGCAATATTTGTAATATTTGAATCCGGAATTCTTATCTATTACTCGGTCCTACTAAAAGGAGAATTTTTAGATTACTGGGAAACTTACTATTCGAAAGAAGAATTTCACTCCGCCAATCTTGTCATTCAGAAGTCGGTTCAAGCTAAAGTGGATTTTTTGAGGGAGAATATGGCTTCTATGGCCAATAGCGCTCTCAGCGTGGTTAGAAACTCGGACGAGCAGATTTCGAACATCGGTTTGATCGACGCCGCTATGGACAACGCCTTGGAAAATTTGGATCGGGTGTCCAGAGCTTCCGAGATTCAATCCGAATCTCATAAAGAATTCTCCAATCTCTACTCGACGTTCGAGGAAAAATTTCAAGTTCTCGAGGATGAGATTCAGAACAGCAAAAAAATCTTGGATAAGGCCGGACAACATACGAGACAAAGTGAAGAATCTTTGCAGAGGATGGACGATTCGATTCGGAAAGTTTCGGCAAGTTATCAGGAGATGTCGCAGAGACTTAGAGTGATCAACGACATCGCGGAGAAAGTAAATCTTCTTTCTCTTAATGCTTCTATCGAAGCGGCCCGAGCAGGAGAACAAGGAAGAGGCTTTGCGGTCGTCGCGGACGAAATTTCCAAACTCGCGGACCAAACGGCGAAAACGATCAAAGAGATACATCGTTTGATTTTGACCGGAAACGAGGCGATGGATAAAAATACGGAGATCGTTCAACATGGAACACAAACCGTTTCCAAAGTAATCGAAGACGTGAACGAAATTATGAAAGTAACGGAATCGTTTTTTGAAACCCTAAAGGATCAGACGAAGGTCAGAGAAAGATTGAGCGGTATTTTTGATCGAGTGATTCGAAACGCGGGAGAATTGGAAGTAGTCATCAAAGAGCAATCCGGGGTCATTCAGGAAGTCAAACAAACTTCCGTCTCGATCGTAGGAGCGACGCAGTTCATTCATAAACTTGCGATCGAATCGTCGGAGATCGCAAAAACCTGCGAGGAAGTTTCCGGAGATTTAGGACAAGAAGCCGCACTTTTTAAAAATTAA
- a CDS encoding SCO family protein, translating into MIFHPFLTKSISVSIIVACLYFVLAENPFVIGDSQSSVSGFKVDREIPKFRIRNEKEVFFTEENLQNGKYLIYFGYGDCRSICRTGISKLNHLLSVREFSSWNLVLVSLDPEKDREKESWLRKYVSHWEKSPILLLPENREESRKIAKRFQLIVNEKFSGEIFHQNSLYITDTKGKIRVVIPDMSQFSEKTFQTVNVAID; encoded by the coding sequence TTGATTTTCCATCCTTTCCTCACCAAATCTATTTCCGTTTCGATCATCGTCGCTTGTTTGTATTTCGTTTTAGCAGAGAATCCGTTTGTAATCGGAGACTCGCAAAGTTCCGTTTCCGGTTTTAAGGTGGATCGGGAAATACCGAAGTTTAGAATCCGAAACGAAAAAGAAGTTTTTTTTACGGAAGAGAATTTACAAAACGGGAAATATCTTATTTACTTTGGATACGGAGATTGTAGATCGATTTGTAGAACTGGAATCTCAAAATTGAATCATCTCCTTTCCGTGCGCGAATTTTCCTCGTGGAATTTGGTGTTGGTCAGTTTGGATCCTGAGAAGGATCGAGAGAAGGAATCCTGGTTGAGGAAATACGTTTCTCACTGGGAAAAATCCCCGATTCTACTCTTACCGGAAAATCGGGAAGAATCCAGAAAAATCGCCAAACGGTTCCAGCTTATCGTAAACGAAAAATTCTCCGGAGAGATCTTTCATCAAAATTCGCTTTATATCACGGACACGAAAGGAAAGATCCGCGTCGTTATTCCCGATATGTCCCAGTTTTCCGAAAAGACGTTTCAAACCGTGAACGTCGCGATCGATTAG
- a CDS encoding LIC_20196 family exoprotein: MKFKGSAFIAFLFLTLPLLPLSTPPTLENQIRNSDYIALTRITNVHEKKISDTTVSVTATVEILKPWKGGEKLPTKFEIGFMIFPELLGKWLKAAPPEGDYILFLIQKTVKDSKGNESKLIALYEPHPFAFKEYARETEDQIKEIIQSQKGN, from the coding sequence ATGAAATTCAAAGGATCTGCTTTTATCGCTTTTCTTTTTTTAACCTTACCGCTTTTACCACTTTCCACTCCCCCGACTCTCGAAAACCAAATTAGAAATTCGGATTATATCGCGCTCACTCGGATTACAAACGTTCACGAGAAAAAAATTTCCGATACGACCGTTTCCGTGACCGCAACGGTTGAAATTTTAAAACCCTGGAAGGGAGGGGAAAAATTGCCGACGAAATTCGAGATTGGATTTATGATTTTCCCCGAATTGCTGGGTAAGTGGTTGAAGGCCGCTCCTCCGGAAGGAGACTACATTCTTTTTTTGATTCAAAAAACGGTAAAAGACAGCAAAGGAAACGAATCCAAACTGATTGCATTGTACGAACCCCATCCGTTCGCATTCAAAGAATATGCGAGAGAAACGGAAGATCAGATCAAAGAAATCATTCAATCTCAAAAAGGGAATTAA